A region from the Candidatus Neomarinimicrobiota bacterium genome encodes:
- the tuf gene encoding elongation factor Tu (EF-Tu; promotes GTP-dependent binding of aminoacyl-tRNA to the A-site of ribosomes during protein biosynthesis; when the tRNA anticodon matches the mRNA codon, GTP hydrolysis results; the inactive EF-Tu-GDP leaves the ribosome and release of GDP is promoted by elongation factor Ts; many prokaryotes have two copies of the gene encoding EF-Tu) encodes MAKKKFERTKPHVNIGTIGHVDHGKTTLTAAITYVLAKAGGA; translated from the coding sequence ATGGCAAAGAAGAAATTTGAAAGAACGAAGCCGCATGTGAACATCGGAACGATCGGTCACGTGGATCACGGTAAGACGACGCTGACGGCCGCCATCACGTATGTTTTGGCGAAGGCGGGAGGAGC